One genomic window of Punica granatum isolate Tunisia-2019 chromosome 1, ASM765513v2, whole genome shotgun sequence includes the following:
- the LOC116205276 gene encoding secreted RxLR effector protein 161-like: protein MAQVPYASAIGSLMYAMLCTRPDIAYAVSMTSRYQSNPGLDHWTAVKNILKFLRRTKDMVLVYGGGELRLDGFTDSDFQSDVDDRKSISGYIFTCNGGAVSWKSSKQETTADSTTEAEYIAASDAAKEAVLIRKFVTELGIVYSISSPVELYCDNTGAIAQAKEPRSHQKFKHIERTYHIIREIIRRGDAVVQKVASADNVADPLTKAMTQQQLEKHLEKMGLRYCTEGL from the coding sequence atggcACAGGTGCCTTATGCTTCGGCTATAGGTAGCCTGATGTATGCTATGCTGTGTACAAGGCCGGATATTGCGTATGCTGTTAGTATGACTAGCAGGTATCAATCCAACCCAGGACTTGATCATTGGACTGCTGtcaagaacatccttaagttcTTGAGAAGAACTAAGGATATGGTTCTGGTATATGGAGGAGGTGAGTTGAGACTAGACGGGTTTACAGATTCTGATTTTCAATCAGATGTGGATGATAGAAAGTCTATCTCCGGTTATATATTCACCTGTAATGGAGGTGCAGTTAGCTGGAAGAGTTCTAAGCAAGAGACGACTGCAGATTCTACTACAGAGGCTGAGTATATTGCTGCATCTGATGCAGCGAAGGAGGCAGTTTTGATTCGGAAGTTTGTGACTGAACTCGGTATTGTTTACTCCATATCGTCACCAGTAGAGCTGTACTGTGATAATACTGGAGCGATTGCTCAGGCAAAGGAACCGAGGTCACATCAGAAGTTCAAACACATTGAGAGGACATATCATATTATCAGGGAGATTATCAGGAGAGGCGATGCAGTTGTGCAGAAAGTAGCTTCAGCAGATAATGTCGCTGATCCACTCACGAAGGCCATGACGCAGCAGCAACTAGAGAAACATCTTGAGAAGATGGGTCTTAGATACTGTACTGAggggctctag
- the LOC116193126 gene encoding elongator complex protein 4: MAATKTRVSSFSRNVPATLAPQIPGVKTGPNGTAFVSSGIPDLDRIVGGGFPLGSLVMVMEDPEAPHHMLLLRNFMSQGLVHNQPLLYASTANDPKGFLGTLPSPVTSRADKLSHDDEPVEEKGLRIAWQYKKYFGGSQQILNSQGAMENKHEYGNDFDVRKPLQRQFITGQKVECISLQDCPDLSALRDRCATFLAQFPRKDGSISSVGRIAIQSFCVPECSYFNREWHMLSFIKALRSMIRSSNAVTVVTFLPSVLSPSFSKRWQHMTDMLFSVLAIPDEDKDLAELLTGYQDMVGLLNIHKVARINTQVPVILEATTFSLKLRKRKYLALESLNQAPVDGSSGTSYSTSGSCSSTTSSKPGSLDF; the protein is encoded by the exons ATGGCGGCGACAAAGACCCGGGTCAGTAGTTTCTCCCGAAATGTACCGGCAACATTAGCACCACAGATCCCAGGAGTGAAGACTGGTCCCAATGGCACTGCCTTCGTATCCTCGGGGATACCAGACCTTGACA GGATAGTAGGAGGTGGGTTTCCTCTGGGAAGCTTAGTGATGGTCATGGAAGACCCGGAAGCGCCGCATCATATGCTCTTGTTGAGGAACTTCATGTCCCAGGGGCTCGTTCACAATCAGCCCCTCCTATACGCGAGCACCGCGAATGACCCGAAAGGATTTCTTGGTACTTTGCCCAGTCCAGTGACGTCTAGAGCTGACAAGTTGTCACATGATGACGAGCCAGTAGAG GAGAAGGGGCTGAGGATCGCGTGGCAATATAAGAAGTATTTTGGTGGAAGCCAGCAAATTCTCAATAGCCAAGGAG CTATGGAAAACAAGCACGAGTACGGAAATGACTTTGATGTAAGGAAGCCCTTGCAGAGGCAATTCATCACCGGGCAGAAAGTAGAATGCATCAGCCTTCAAGACTGTCCAGATCTTTCTGCTCTTCGTGATCGCTGTGCCACCTTTTTAGCTCAATTCCCAAG AAAAGATGGAAGCATTTCTAGTGTCGGACGCATTGCTATCCAGTCATTCTGTGTGCCAGAATGCTCATATTTTAACAGG GAGTGGCACATGCTTTCATTCATTAAAGCTCTTAGAAGCATGATAAGGTCTTCAAATGCAGTTACAGTTGTGACCTTTCTGCCCTCTGTGCTTTCTCCTTCCTTCTCGAAGAGATGGCAACATATGACAGACATGTTGTTTTCTGTCTTGGCAATTCCAG ATGAGGACAAAGACTTGGCAGAACTCCTAACGGGTTATCAGGACATGGTTGGCCTCCTCAACATACACAAAGTAGCACGAATTAACACTCAG GTCCCAGTCATTCTCGAAGCAACAACGTTCTCACTGAAGCTGCGAAAGCGGAAGTACCTGGCTCTAGAGAGTCTGAACCAAGCACCGGTCGATGGTTCAAGTGGAACTTCATATTCGACGTCAGGGAGCTGCTCCAGTACGACTTCCTCTAAACCTGGGTCCCTCGACTTCTAG